A single region of the Montipora capricornis isolate CH-2021 chromosome 13, ASM3666992v2, whole genome shotgun sequence genome encodes:
- the LOC138030718 gene encoding uncharacterized protein, which translates to MRIVQFAITACVAHHIWYVILSSCLTASEIVVSPRNQTVKERDDAFFNCTKYETNGSDISGLRYSWSRRNGEAVLSNTSRLNLKNVSRTDAGIYTCTVTNVSANWSEVVNATLIVWRKNSKISMVGQAWKDPNHKVLSDIVIAGIAVGGSVFFLVIIFMSLLCVIRRRQKEEPDPCNLLNLTTPARGELTRYLTLILLQAAENIRRLLALPF; encoded by the exons ATGAGAATTGTGCAATTTGCCATAACGGCCTGCGTTGCGCATCATATCTGGTATGTGATTTTGAGTTCTTGTCTAACAGCGAGCGAAATCGTTGTTTCGCCAAGAAATCAAACAGTTAAGGAAAGGGACGATGCCTTCTTCAACTGCACGAAATACGAGACCAATGGCAGCGACATAAGTGGACTCAGATACTCGTGGAGCAGGCGTAATGGTGAAGCTGTGCTGTCTAATACAAGTCGATTGAATCTGAAGAATGTTAGCAGAACCGATGCAGGGATCTACACTTGCACTGTGACAAATGTATCAGCAAACTGGAGTGAAGTGGTTAACGCAACTTTAATTGTATGGC gaaaaaattccaaaatttcCATGGTAGGACAGGCTTGGAAGGATCCCAACCACAAAG TCCTTAGTGATATTGTTATTGCTGGCATTGCTGTGGGTGGAAGTGTCTTTTTTCTGGTGATCATCTTTATGAGCTTGTTATGTGTCATCCGTAGACGCCAAAAAGAAGAG CCAGACCCATGCAACCTGTTGAATTTAACGACCCCCGCTCGCGGTGAGTTAACTCGTTACTTGACGCTTATTTTACTACAGGCCGCAGAAAACATACGAAGACTGCTTGCACTGCCTTTCTGA